The Apium graveolens cultivar Ventura chromosome 6, ASM990537v1, whole genome shotgun sequence genome contains a region encoding:
- the LOC141666397 gene encoding uncharacterized protein LOC141666397 has product MGNEVYICCKDWLEGNPFPASLNNTNVVLIPKKGDAASMKDYRPIALCNVLYKIMAKVLANRLKVVLPALISENQSAFVPDRNITDNVVVAFEVIHHMRNKTGGQEGEIALKLDVSKAYDRVNWKYLQSRMVSLGFCKQWIDWVMRCVTMVSYDFCFNGVSIGPIIPRRGLRQGDPIFPYLFLFCVECLSNALDVAASSGQISGCRISLNAPVITHLLFVDDSFLFFKANRDEVIRVKNLLAHYADSSGQAINFQKSGIFFSSNVRRDKQLEFSNLLGVYNDISTSNYLGLPSLIGRSKKRVFAFLKEKIKKRIQAWGAKPISRACKTVLLKSVAQSIPSYCMSYFLLPKTLCQEIEIMFTNYWRKSDTNQRKGINCHSWGSMSMSKAKGGLGFRSLFGFNIALLGKHVWRCISNPQLLVSRVLRARYFPSTSILDASKGRNSSFIWKGIWQAKESLKNGFRWVVGDGNDFIIVKDQWLRAKHDFRVDDLVIYEGRDEKVSTLFLSGSKVWDVGKVQSLFSVVDAFAILEIRVPDHVASDRIAWSNSKDGKYDVKSGYRLWHDCNMEAVVPSQSTGWSRIWRLNLPHKMKVFVAIICQ; this is encoded by the coding sequence ATGGGGAATGAGGTTTATATATGTTGTAAAGATTGGCTAGAAGGGAATCCTTTTCCTGCTAGTCTGAACAATACGAATGTGGTGCTGATTCCTAAAAAAGGTGATGCAGCTTCGATGAAAGACTATAGACCAATTGCTCTGTGCAATGTTCTCTACAAAATCATGGCTAAAGTCTTGGCTAATCGTCTTAAAGTAGTTTTACCAGCTCTTATTTCTGAAAATCAGTCAGCATTTGTGCCCGATAGGAATATCACAGATAATGTTGTGGTTGCTTTTGAAGTCATTCATCATATGAGGAATAAAACTGGTGGACAGGAAGGGGAAATTGCTTTGAAGCTAGATGTTAGTAAAGCATATGACAGAGTGAATTGGAAGTACTTGCAGAGTCGAATGGTTTCGCTGGGTTTTTGTAAGCAGTGGATTGATTGGGTGATGAGATGTGTTACAATGGTATCTTATGATTTCTGTTTCAATGGTGTGAGTATAGGTCCAATAATTCCTCGAAGGGGTTTGAGACAGGGAGACCCTATCTTCCCGTACCTCTTTTTGTTTTGTGTTGAATGTCTTTCGAATGCTCTGGATGTAGCTGCAAGTAGTGGTCAAATCAGTGGATGCAGAATCAGTCTTAATGCTCCTGTGATCACTCACCTTCTCTTTGTCGATGACAGCTTCCTCTTTTTTAAAGCAAACAGGGATGAGGTTATTCGGGTTAAAAACCTGTTAGCTCATTATGCAGACTCTTCAGGTCAGGCCATTAATTTCCAAAAATCGGGCATCTTCTTTAGCTCGAATGTAAGGAGGGATAAGCAATTAGAGTTTTCGAATTTGTTGGGGGTTTATAATGATATTAGCACAAGTAACTATCTGGGCTTACCTTCACTGATTGGCCGTTCTAAGAAGAGAGTATTCGCTTTCTTGAaagagaagatcaagaaaagaatTCAAGCGTGGGGTGCTAAACCTATTTCCAGGGCTTGTAAAACAGTTTTGCTGAAGAGTGTAGCTCAGTCCATACCCTCTTACTGTATGTCATATTTCTTGTTACCTAAAACATTATGTCAGGAGATTGAGATAATGTTTACCAATTACTGGCGGAAGTCTGATACTAATCAGCGCAAAGGAATAAATTGTCATTCTTGGGGATCCATGAGTATGTCTAAAGCTAAAGGGGGGTTGGGCTTTAGAAGTTTGTTTGGATTTAATATTGCGTTGTTGGGAAAACATGTTTGGAGATGCATATCAAATCCCCAGCTGCTGGTCTCAAGAGTTTTGAGAGCTCGTTATTTTCCGAGTACTAGTATTCTGGATGCTAGCAAAGGCAGAAATTCTAGTTTTATATGGAAAGGGATCTGGCAAGCAAAGGAGTCTCTGAAGAATGGTTTTCGTTGGGTGGTGGGGGATGGAAATGATTTCATTATAGTCAAGGATCAATGGTTGAGAGCGAAACATGATTTCAGAGTCGATGACCTGGTGATTTATGAGGGAAGGGATGAAAAAGTGTCTACtttattcttgtcaggatccAAAGTTTGGGATGTGGGTAAGGTTCAGAGTTTGTTCAGTGTTGTTGATGCTTTTGCCATTCTGGAGATCAGAGTGCCAGACCATGTAGCAAGTGATCGAATTGCTTGGTCTAATTCTAAAGATGGTAAGTATGATGTTAAATCGGGTTATAGACTGTGGCATGATTGCAATATGGAAGCTGTCGTTCCTTCTCAGTCTACAGGATGGAGCAGAATTTGGCGCTTGAATCTTCCTCATAAAATGAAGGTTTTTGTCGCAATAATATGCCAGTAA
- the LOC141666398 gene encoding uncharacterized protein LOC141666398 produces the protein MCNVDVEHLMHTFLDCSYARSCWQVVDMHFNWSQIFSANEWLLDILEVSLVDEVVKICTALYGIWLARNKKVWEDLDLPDSIAMNIVFQIVQEWSNARVSKQKGVFSHPAGGNCGDRKWIPPIQGSYKVNVDASWYPEADMFSVGMVLRDCCGTFVEGRSMVLPKSANPFEAECIGMREALSWVKSWEEKDVMMESDSKLTTDAISGEHEYVLEVGHIIDQCKLLLHSLP, from the coding sequence ATGTGCAATGTGGACGTAGAGCATCTCATGCATACATTTCTCGATTGTAGCTATGCTAGAAGCTGTTGGCAAGTTGTGGATATGCATTTTAATTGGAGTCAGATTTTTTCAGCAAATGAGTGGCTTCTTGATATTTTGGAGGTATCCCTTGTTGATGAAGTGGTTAAAATTTGTACGGCCTTATATGGTATCTGGTTAGCTCGGAATAAAAAGGTTTGGGAAGATTTAGATTTGCCTGATTCGATAGCCATGAACATAGTTTTTCAGATTGTCCAGGAATGGTCGAATGCCAGAGTTTCTAAACAGAAGGGAGTGTTTTCTCATCCTGCAGGTGGTAACTGTGGTGATAGGAAATGGATTCCTCCGATTCAGGGGTCGTATAAGGTCAATGTCGATGCATCCTGGTATCCTGAGGCAGATATGTTTTCAGTTGGCATGGTTTTGCGCGATTGCTGTGGTACTTTTGTAGAAGGAAGATCTATGGTTTTGCCTAAGTCAGCTAATCCTTTTGAAGCCGAGTGTATTGGCATGAGGGAGGCTTTGTCGTGGGTGAAGAGCTGGGAAGAGAAGGACGTAATGATGGAGTCGGACTCTAAATTAACAACTGATGCGATTAGTGGTGAACATGAGTATGTTTTAGAAGTGGGTCACATAATCGATCAGTGTAAACTTTTACTTCACTCATTGCCTTGA